In a single window of the Antedon mediterranea chromosome 1, ecAntMedi1.1, whole genome shotgun sequence genome:
- the LOC140052974 gene encoding centrosomal protein 20-like isoform X2, with the protein MVGEAKLILKETLTNRGTLDQVKARVRAEVFHALNDPNEVPPPMSNENMLINELILEYLEYNRYKYTESVLMAESGQSTPRLDRQFLTKELNLIEDKDSKSLPLIYSVLTHFTHGKPSHHGTSAGKQSLKGERSTTSKHFSSRTASSEDINSRLEEPVLLKGERT; encoded by the exons ATGGTGGGTGAAGCAAAGCTAA tttTGAAAGAGACTCTGACAAACAGAGGCACACTAGATCAGGTGAAAGCTAGGGTTCGTGCAGAGGTCTTCCATGCCCTCAATGACCCAAATGAAGTGCCCCCTCCTATGAGCAACGAGAATATGCTTATCAATGAGCTGATTTTAGAGTACCTTGAATACAACCGTTATAAATACACTGAATCAGTCCTGATGGCTG AATCGGGACAGTCTACACCAAGACTTGATCGTCAGTTTCTAACCAAAGAGTTGAATTTGATTGAAGACAAAGATTCAAAATCACT GCCGTTGATTTACAGTGTTTTGACACACTTCACACATGGCAAACCAAGTCATCATGGCACATCTGCTGGGAAACAGTCATTGAAAGGTGAAAGGTCAACAACGTCTAAACATTTCTCATCCAGGACAGCCTCCTCTGAAGACATTAACAGTAGATTAGAAGAGCCAGTTTTGTTAAAAGGAGAAAGAACATGA
- the LOC140052974 gene encoding centrosomal protein 20-like isoform X1 — protein MAAIQDLKSVLKETLTNRGTLDQVKARVRAEVFHALNDPNEVPPPMSNENMLINELILEYLEYNRYKYTESVLMAESGQSTPRLDRQFLTKELNLIEDKDSKSLPLIYSVLTHFTHGKPSHHGTSAGKQSLKGERSTTSKHFSSRTASSEDINSRLEEPVLLKGERT, from the exons ATGGCAGCTATTCAAGACCTTAAATCCG tttTGAAAGAGACTCTGACAAACAGAGGCACACTAGATCAGGTGAAAGCTAGGGTTCGTGCAGAGGTCTTCCATGCCCTCAATGACCCAAATGAAGTGCCCCCTCCTATGAGCAACGAGAATATGCTTATCAATGAGCTGATTTTAGAGTACCTTGAATACAACCGTTATAAATACACTGAATCAGTCCTGATGGCTG AATCGGGACAGTCTACACCAAGACTTGATCGTCAGTTTCTAACCAAAGAGTTGAATTTGATTGAAGACAAAGATTCAAAATCACT GCCGTTGATTTACAGTGTTTTGACACACTTCACACATGGCAAACCAAGTCATCATGGCACATCTGCTGGGAAACAGTCATTGAAAGGTGAAAGGTCAACAACGTCTAAACATTTCTCATCCAGGACAGCCTCCTCTGAAGACATTAACAGTAGATTAGAAGAGCCAGTTTTGTTAAAAGGAGAAAGAACATGA